The Brassica oleracea var. oleracea cultivar TO1000 chromosome C6, BOL, whole genome shotgun sequence genome includes a region encoding these proteins:
- the LOC106300030 gene encoding U-box domain-containing protein 43: MAASCDGSQSDQSSTFEPGIDNIYEAFICPLTKQVMQDPVTLENGQTFEREAIEKWFKECVQNGKPVLCPITSKQLSITDLSPSIALRDTIEEWRARNDCMKLDIARQSLYLGNSEANILLALKNVRDICRNIRLIKRRVRNPQLVRLVTDMLKSTSHEVRYKALQTLRVVVEGDEESKAIVAEGDTVRTIVKFLSKEPRRGREAAVSLLFELSKSELLCEKIGSVHGAILLLVGLTSSKSENVSTVEKADLTLTNLERSEENVRQMASNGRLQPLLAKLLGGSLETKASMASYLGELALNNDVKFNVAQTVGSCLIDLMRSRDMRGAALGALNKISSFEGSAKVLIGTGLLPPLIKDLFYVGPNQLPIRLKEVSATILANIVNIGYEFDKVPVGAHHQTLVSEDVVENLLLLISNTGPEIQGKLLEVLVGLTSCPNSVINVVSAIRNSGAIISLVQFVEVHDNDDLRLAAIKLLHNISPHMSEELASVLRGTVGQLRNLVGIISESTTTITEDQAVAAALLAELPERDWGLTQRLLGDGAFEKIISKIVLIRQGEIRGKRFERTFLEGLVKILARITFALTKEAQAVSFCRENNLASLFLDLLQSYSQDNIQMASAIALENLSLETKNLTVIPELPPPSYCVSIFSCLSKPHVVLGMCKIHQGICSLRDSFCLVEGQAVDKLVDLLDHENDKVVGPALAALSTLLEDGLEVENAVKLIVEADGLTPILNVLLENRTENLRIRAVWMVERILRIEDIARELGEEQNVTAALVDAFQNADFKTKQIAENALRHIDKIPNFSGIFAPTLAK; this comes from the exons ATGGCTGCAAGTTGTGATGGAAGTCAATCAGACCAAAGCTCTACGTTCGAGCCAGGGATCGACAACATATACGAAGCATTCATCTGTCCGTTAACAAAGCAAGTCATGCAAGATCCAGTCACGTTGGAGAACGGCCAGACCTTTGAGCGTGAAGCCATCGAGAAATGGTTCAAGGAATGTGTTCAAAACGGCAAACCTGTGTTATGTCCCATAACTTCCAAGCAGCTTAGCATCACCGATCTAAGCCCGAGTATAGCCTTACGCGACACTATCGAAGAGTGGAGAGCGAGGAATGATTGTATGAAGCTTGACATTGCTCGTCAGTCGCTCTATCTAGGTAACTCCGAGGCGAATATTTTGCTGGCGTTGAAGAATGTCAGAGACATCTGCAGGAACATACGTTTGATCAAACGACGTGTCCGGAACCCTCAGCTTGTAAGGTTGGTTACTGACATGCTGAAAAGTACTAGTCATGAAGTGAGGTATAAGGCTTTGCAGACGCTGCGAGTTGTCGTTGAGGGAGATGAAGAGAGTAAGGCGATTGTGGCTGAGGGAGACACTGTGCGTACTATAGTTAAGTTCTTGTCCAAAGAGCCGCGAAGGGGAAGGGAGGCAGCTGTTTCTTTGTTGTTTGAGTTGTCTAAATCAGAGCTCTTGTGTGAGAAGATTGGTTCGGTTCATGGAGCTATCCTCTTGTTGGTTGGTCTTACAAGCAGCAAGTCGGAGAATGTTTCAACTGTTGAGAAAGCTGATTTGACTTTGACGAACTTGGAGAGGTCAGAGGAAAATGTTAGACAGATGGCTAGTAATGGTAGACTCCAGCCTCTTCTAGCTAAACTTCTTGGAG GTTCACTTGAGACAAAAGCATCCATGGCATCTTATCTTGGAGAGCTTGCCTTAAACAACGATGTGAAATTTAATGTGGCGCAGACCGTTGGTTCTTGTCTTATCGATCTCATGAGAAGCCGTGACATGCGTGGAGCTGCTTTGGGAGCTCTCAACAAGATCTCATCTTTTGAAGGAAGTGCCAAAGTCTTGATCGGCACAGGACTTCTCCCGCCGCTTATCAAAGACCTGTTCTACGTTGGGCCGAACCAGCTTCCCATCCGACTTAAGGAAGTCTCAGCTACCATTCTTGCCAATATAGTCAACATTGGCTATGAGTTTGACAAAGTCCCTGTTGGAGCTCATCACCAAACTCTTGTTTCGGAGGACGTAGTTGAGAACCTACTCCTGCTAATTAGCAACACCGGTCCGGAGATCCAGGGGAAGCTCTTGGAGGTTCTTGTTGGACTAACTAGCTGCCCTAACTCGGTTATAAACGTTGTCTCCGCCATCAGAAACTCAGGTGCCATCATCAGCTTGGTTCAGTTCGTTGAGGTTCATGATAATGATGATCTGCGTTTGGCTGCTATCAAGCTGCTTCATAACATTTCACCGCACATGAGCGAAGAGCTAGCCAGTGTGTTGCGCGGCACTGTTGGACAGCTTAGGAACCTTGTTGGGATCATATCCGAAAGCACAACAACGATCACTGAGGACCAAGCTGTTGCTGCTGCGCTCTTAGCTGAGCTCCCCGAGAGAGATTGGGGTCTGACGCAGAGATTGCTAGGAGACGGTGCTTTCGAGAAAATCATCTCCAAGATTGTTCTTATTCGCCAAGGTGAGATCAGGGGGAAACGGTTTGAGAGAACTTTTCTGGAAGGACTTGTTAAGATACTAGCTAGGATCACCTTTGCACTCACCAAGGAGGCTCAGGCCGTTTCGTTCTGCCGTGAAAACAATCTCGCTTCTCTGTTCCTCGATCTCCTTCAGTCATACAGTCAAGATAACATCCAGATGGCTTCTGCTATAGCTTTGGAGAATCTTTCACTTGAAACCAAGAATCTGACGGTGATACCGGAGCTGCCTCCTCCAAGCTACTGTGTCTCCATTTTTTCATGTCTGAGCAAACCGCATGTTGTTCTAGGGATGTGTAAGATCCATCAAGGGATATGTTCGCTGAGAGACAGCTTTTGTCTTGTTGAAGGACAAGCGGTGGATAAACTGGTTGATCTCTTGGACCATGAGAACGACAAGGTGGTTGGACCAGCACTTGCGGCTCTCTCGACGCTGTTAGAAGACGGTTTGGAAGTAGAAAACGCGGTGAAGTTGATCGTTGAAGCAGACGGGTTAACGCCTATATTGAACGTTCTGTTGGAGAATAGGACAGAAAATTTAAGGATTCGAGCTGTGTGGATGGTTGAGAGGATCTTGCGTATTGAAGATATAGCTAGAGAGCTTGGAGAAGAACAGAACGTGACTGCAGCACTTGTTGATGCATTTCAAAACGCTGATTTTAAAACTAAACAGATCGCTGAGAACGCGTTAAGACACATCGATAAGATCCCAAACTTCTCTGGTATATTTGCACCAACATTGGCTAAGTGA
- the LOC106300031 gene encoding dolichyl-diphosphooligosaccharide--protein glycosyltransferase subunit 1A — translation MKKTSSVVDLLLLLLAINVLATPAFSDLVLSKVERRIDVTSQIARVTKTLKVVNSGSESVSEFTLTFPKFLGNNLAYLTVSHSEGKGKAKRSLANLSVKEAHPKGTPDSISFYSVSLPKPLSKGDTLTLEVVAAFTNVLQPFPEKITQRDIHLVMLQESAQYLSPYVVESQSLSIKLPNARIESYTKLENTKVQGSEIKYGPYKNLAQYSYAPIVVHFESKAAFAVAEKLVREIEVSHWGNVQVTEHYNLVHRGAQLKGEFSRLEYQDRPNPQGVSAFRHLLARLPPRAHSIYYRDDIGNISTSQMQSDSKKTELLIEPRFPLFGGWKTFFTIGYGLPLGDFLFASEGKRFLDISFGSPMIDLVTEKLIVQVVLPEGSKDISVTTPFDVKQSHEIKYSHLDIAGRPVVVLEKNNVVPDHNQNIQVYYKFSNINLLSEPLMLITGFFVLFITCIIYTRADFSISKSSAAYLAKLQWDEVLATLQEVQNIIQKCVAAHDKLEASLRDLSRTGDIQTCKAARKSTDSFLKDLSKELRPLLASLQSFPSASQISPKVEELVAKEKELQEKLMAKHTTVVEGYEKKSSGRDIENRIASQQQKIMALRQEVDDLLEFIDEI, via the exons ATGAAGAAGACATCGAGCGTCGTCGATCTGTTGCTTCTTCTGCTAGCGATTAACGTTCTCGCAACGCCCGCGTTCTCCGATCTGGTTCTATCCAAAGTCGAACGTCGT ATCGATGTGACGTCACAGATCGCTCGTGTTACCAAAACCCTTAAG GTTGTGAACTCTGGCTCTGAGTCAGTCTCCGAGTTTACTTTGACCTTCCCTAAGTTTCTCGGCAACAACTTGGCTTACCTAACGGTTTCACACAGCGAGGGAAAAGGGAAAGCTAAACGCTCTCTAGCCAATCTCTCTGTTAAAGAAGCTCACCCTAAAGGAACGCCTGATTCGATCAGTTTCTACTCAGTTTCATTACCTAAACCCCTCAGCAAAGGAGATACTCTGACGTTAGAGGTTGTCGCTGCGTTCACGAACGTGCTTCAGCCGTTTCCGGAGAAGATTACTCAGAGAGATATCCATCTCGTTATGCTCCAAGAAAGCGCGCAGTATCTCTCTCCTTATGTTGTTGAGTCTCAGTCGTTGTCTATTAAGCTGCCCAATGCGAGGATCGAGTCTTACACCAAGCTGGAGAACACGAAGGTTCAGGGGTCAGAGATTAAGTATGGTCCGTATAAGAATCTTGCGCAGTATTCGTATGCTCCGATTGTTGTCCATTTTGAAAGCAAGGCTGCGTTTGCTGTGGCTGAGAAGCTCGTGAGGGAAATAGAAGTGTCTCATTGGGGGAACGTGCAGGTCACGGAGCATTATAATCTCGTTCACCGTGGGGCTCAACTCAAGGGAGAGTTCTCGAGGTTAGAATATCAAGACAGACCTAATCCCCAAGGAGTATCTGCCTTTAGGCATTTACTTGCTAGATTACCACCCAGAGCACATTCTATATATTACAGGGATGATATTGGCAATATCTCTACGTCTCAGATGCAAAGTGATTCGAAAAAG ACAGAACTACTTATTGAGCCTCGGTTTCCATTGTTTGGTGGGTGGAAAACTTTTTTCACGATAGGTTATGGTTTGCCACTTGGTGACTTCTTGTTTGCGTCGGAAGGGAAACGTTTCCTAGACATCTCCTTTGGCTCCCCTATGATTGACCTTGTCACTGAAAAACTCATTGTACAG GTGGTCTTACCTGAGGGTTCAAAGGATATATCGGTTACCACTCCATTCGACGTCAAGCAGTCTCACGAG ATAAAATATTCACACTTAGATATAGCTGGTAGACCAGTTGTTGTGCTTGAAAAGAACAACGTTGTCCCAGATCACAACCAGAATATTCAG GTCTACTATAAGTTCAGCAACATCAATCTGCTGAGTGAGCCATTGATGTTAATCACTGGATTTTTTGTTCTGTTCATCACTTGCATCATATACACGCGGGCTGACTTCTCCATCTCCAAGTCCTCTGCTGCATATCTGGCGAAGCTCCAATGGGATGAG GTCCTAGCAACACTCCAGGAAGTTCAAAACATCATCCAAAAATGCGTAGCTGCACATGATAAGCTTGAAGCATCACTGCGTGATCTATCAAGAACCGGTGACATTCAAACCTGCAAAGCAGCTCGCAAATCCACTGACAGTTTTCTGAAAGATCTTTCGAAAGAACTGAGACCTCTTCTGGCTTCCTTACAATCTTTCCCATCAGCCTCTCAAATATCTCCAAAG GTTGAAGAGCTAGTTGCGAAGGAGAAAGAACTTCAAGAGAAGTTGATGGCCAAACACACCACTGTTGTTGAAGGGTACGAGAAGAAATCCTCAGGGCGTGATATCGAAAATCGGATCGCTTCTCAGCAGCAAAAGATCATGGCGTTGAGGCAAGAAGTAGATGATCTTCTAGAGTTCATTGATGAGATCTAG
- the LOC106300032 gene encoding outer envelope pore protein 21B, chloroplastic: METSLRYTCNSKSLKIHAKEKLPVNSKTHLQLHGELDTGTGAPSYFCAMIRHLFPEAATGLGVGIHYDKRQKLRCHVRGKKEFPVRDDKSVTFNVKGRCDFDQDFNQRNPIGAAEFAWNIMNFKEDQDVRIKVGYEMFDKVPYMQIRENNWTLNANMKGKWNLRFDL, translated from the exons ATGGAGACTTCTCTGAGGTATACGTGCAATTCAAAGTCTCTGAAAATCCATGCGAAGGAGAAGCTCCCGGTGAACTCGAAAACCCATTTGCAG CTTCATGGAGAGCTAGATACTGGAACTGGGGCTCCTAGTTACTTCTGTGCGATGATTAGACACCTTTTCCCCGAG GCTGCAACAGGCCTGGGAGTAGGAATCCATTATGATAAGCGCCAAAAGCTTCGGTGTCACGTACGTGGGAAAAAAGAGTTTCCTGTGAGAGATGACAAGAGTGTCACCTTCAATGTCAAAGGCCGGTGTGATTTTGATCAAGACTTCAATCAG AGGAACCCTATAGGTGCTGCAGAGTTTGCCTGGAACATAATGAATTTCAAGGAAGATCAGGATGTGAGGATCAAAGTTGGCTACGAAATGTTTGATAAG GTTCCTTATATGCAGATTAGAGAAAACAACTGGACTCTTAACGCCAACATGAAGGGGAAATGGAACTTGAGGTTCGACCTGTAA
- the LOC106297118 gene encoding RING-H2 finger protein ATL8 gives MARLLFRLLQEAAPPSPAHVSPTLNSDLIVIIAALLCALICVLGLVAVSRCSWLRRIAASRSSAANFDQNPQPPVAAANKGLKKKVLQSLPKLTYSPDSPPAEKLAECAICLMEFAAGDELRVMPQCGHGFHVACIDTWLGSHSSCPSCRQVLVIARCQKCGGVPGSSSSGSESDTRVKQREDEPNSFLS, from the coding sequence ATGGCGCGTCTTCTCTTTCGTCTCCTTCAAGAAGCCGCTCCTCCGTCACCGGCGCATGTTTCTCCGACGTTAAACTCAGACCTCATAGTCATCATAGCAGCTCTCCTCTGCGCACTGATTTGCGTCCTCGGCTTAGTCGCCGTCTCTCGATGCTCCTGGCTCCGTCGCATCGCCGCCAGTAGGAGCTCCGCCGCGAACTTCGATCAGAATCCTCAACCTCCGGTGGCTGCGGCCAACAAAGGACTGAAAAAGAAAGTCCTCCAATCGCTGCCGAAGCTGACTTACTCGCCAGATTCTCCTCCGGCGGAGAAACTGGCCGAGTGTGCGATCTGCCTGATGGAGTTCGCCGCCGGCGATGAGCTCAGAGTGATGCCGCAGTGCGGCCACGGTTTCCACGTGGCGTGTATCGACACGTGGCTTGGGTCTCACTCTTCGTGTCCTTCTTGCCGTCAGGTCTTGGTGATTGCCAGGTGTCAAAAATGTGGCGGCGTACCCGGTAGCTCGAGCTCAGGATCCGAATCCGATACCCGGGTCAAGCAACGTGAAGATGAACCTAATAGCTTCTTGTCTTGA